CATCGTCCACCAAGGCCACTGAACCCTGATGGCAGTTGCCGGTGAGTTCAAAGGCGCCCAATAAATTCTTGCGCCGTGCCTTACCGGTAAGACCAGCCTGAGGCTGGGTATCACGCCGTCGCTGTAACAGGTCATCGCACAGGGGAATCCCACTGAGCTTTGAAAGCGAGAGAGCAATTTCATAGGCCTGATTAAAGCCACGGGTTTTAAGGCGTTTGGGGTGAAGGGGAACTGGCAGGAGTAAAGAGACCGGGGGGATTTCGCCCTCCTCTTTCAGTTGAGTCACTCTGGCCATCAGGGCACGGCACAATACATCCAGCGCTGCAAATTGCCCCTGATATTTAATGGCAGCAATACTGGCTCCCAGACCCTGATGGTAACTGCAGGGCGCGATAACGGGCAGCGCGTCCAACACCCGGCAGGCACCACAAAAGGCGCCGTCATTAACCAGGCTGCGACCACAACCCAGGCACACGGGGCCGCAATACAGACAGCGTTGCAGGCACAGGCTGCATACACCGGTTCCGTCAATGACCGTTTGGTGGCACAGCAGGCAGCGGTTGGGTAAACTCTGGGCCAAGGTGGTAACGACATACGTCCATGCTCGGCGCCACACGGATACTTCATCCATGGCATCATCCCTGACTAGAGGCACAAGTGACACAAGGTTCACAGGCACATATCCATATCGACACCCATGGCACGGGTAAAAACCTGGTCATTCTCCACGGCTGGGGCATGAACGCGGCGGTGTTTACGCCCCTGATGGGTGCCTTCCCCGAGTATAGGCTGCACTGCCCTGACCTGCCGGGATTCGGCCATAGCACTGTGTCTGGCGATACTCTGGATGACTGGGTCGATACCCTGATGCTGGCCCTGCCCGAGCAGATGGTGCTTGCGGGTTGGTCCCTCGGTGGTCTTGTGGCAACCAGAGCCGCGCTGCGTTATCCCCAAAGAGTAGAGGCGCTGATGACCATAGCCTCATCCCCCTGTTTTATGGCGCGGGAGGAAGAAAGCTGGCCCGGCATTCCACCCCAGGTGTTGTCGCAATTCGGCGCAGAGCTTGGCAAAGATCTGCCCAAAACCATAGAACGCTTTCTCGCTATCCAGGCCATGGGCAGCGAAACGGCAAGGGAAGACATCAAGCGCCTGCGGGATCTGGTGCTGTCACGCCCCCTGCCCCAGCAAGTGGCGTTGGATCAAGGGCTGAACATGTTAAAAGACGTGGATTTACGCCCCGAGCTGGCAACCCTGAGCCAACCCTGGTTGAGAGTGTGGGGACGCCTCGACGGGCTGGTGCCCAAGCGGGTCATGCCGGCCATGCCAAGCCCCGCCGGAGCCTGCGAGGACCTGATGCTCGCCAAAGCGTCCCATGCCCCGTTCTTTTCTCACCCATCCGAATTTGTGACCGGGGTGAAAGACTGGCTCTCCCGGCTTTAATCTGCTCAAACGAGAGGTTATTATTTAATCATCCTGTTTTTGGAGTGAGCCATGCTGGTTGTAACCAACTACCCTCAAGTGCCCTTAGCAACGAGCAATGTTGCGACGGACAGCGCGCGGGTAGAAAACCAGCAGCGCCCACCCATAGTGCCGCCACCTCAGTTGACCAAGGGGCACGAAGAGAGAGCCTTTAATCCGCAAAATGAACGCACTGCCGACGAGCCCCAGGTTCAGGCCAGGCTGCAAAAGCGGGTAGAAGAGAAACAGCAACAACATCAGCAGCAACAGCATAAAGACGCCGAGCAGCAATCACAGCAGGCGTTACCCCGGCCGCTGAAACGCCCCGCCAAAACCGCAGGCGCCCTCAGCCGCAGTGACCTTAGAGTAAAAAACCAGCCACAGGAACCGAGGCACCCGCTGGGGAGCAAAACGGCTTCTCCGGAAGCCGGGCACCCCGACAGCTTTTATCGTGCCATCGCATCCCATGTAGACAGCTTTTATCATCACACCAGCGAGCCCAGGGCGGAAAGTACCCTCTCCTCCTGGGTGTGATCACTCCTGCCTGAATAATCCTTTCTGATAGGCAAGACTTCCCCACAAAGCCCAGGCCAAGGCGGTTTTTTGCATACTCTTGGGCTGTTGACTGGGCAGCAAGCTGCCATCTTCCGGTTGATAGGTAAAACCTTCTGGGTCGCGCTCCGGTTGCAGGATCACCAAATCCTGACCGCGCATATAGGCAAAGTTTTTGTCGTACTGCATCAGCGCCCGCCCCGGCCAATCTTCTGGCATGCGGGTCAGATCTTTCCCCAGCATGGGGTAGCGGCCAGAAACGCCGATAAGCGATAACAGGGTCGGGGCCAAATCGATTTGGCTTACCACCCGCGGGTCGCGCTTGGGCGCCACGCCGTCTGCAATGATAAGACCGGGAATACGAAAGCGATTTACCGGCACCAGATTGGCACCGCCAACACGACTGTCGTGATCCGCCACCACCATAAATACCGTGTCCTTCCAGTAGTCGGCATTTTTGGCGAGCTTGAAGAACTCACCGATGGCGAAGTCGGCATACTTGGCGGCGTTATTACGGGTTTGCTTGGGCTGCTCATAGAGTTCGATGCGATCATCGGGAAACTCGAAGGGATCGTGGTTACTTGAGCTGAACACCAGACTGAAGAAGGGCGTGCCCTGCTGATGCAGGCGTTTGAACTCGCTGTCGGCGCGGCGCATCAGGTCTTCATCGGATACACCCCAACTGCCCACGAAGGCCGGATTCTGGTAGTCATCCTGGTCAACAATACGGCCAAAGCCATTGCCCAGGAAGAAGCTGCGCATATTGTCAAAATGGCTTTCACCGCCATAGATAAACGAGGTGTCGTACCCCTGGCGGCGTAAGAAATCCGCAATGGTGAAAAAGCCCTGTTGACTCTTGCCCAGTTTAACTACGGCTCTGGCGGGCGTCGGGGTAAAGCCCGTGGTCACGGCCTCGATACCGCGTACCGAGCGGGTACCTGTGGCGAAGAGGTTATCGAAGTACCAGCCTTCCTGAGACAGGGCATCGAGATTGGGCGTCAATGGCAAACCACCGAGGCTGCCGACAAACCGGGCACCCAGGCTTTCCTGCAGAATAATCACCAGATTGCGGGGCTTGCCCTGATAGGACGCCGGGTTATCCGACAGGCTGGGCAATAGGTCTGAAACAAAACGCTCGGCAGATCTGCCACTGTCCTCGCGCACAGCAGCAATGATTTCTTCGTCCGTCAATTGACCATACATCTTGGCGGCATTTTCTTCCTGGCCCATCTGAGTAATGGCAAACACCAGTGAATAGGCCGAATTCACCGTAAGCGAATTCACCAGAGGATCGTCACAGAAGGCCACCATGGCCGGATTCAGCGGCCTGTGCCCCAGGGTAGAGCGCGCCCCCATCAGGGTCACGACAATTACCAAGAGTGCAAACACGGGTCGCCAGTACCAGCGCGGATAAACCAGATGGGTGGAAAGACGCCCGGATAAACGCCATCCCCCCCAGAGGATCCCAGAGGATGCCAGCAGACCAAACACCAACTCCATTGGCCTGCCACTCCAGAGCATGGACAGAACTTCTTTGGGATAAATCAGGTATTCCACATAGAGGCGATTGGGGCGAATGCCGTATTCCTCGATGAAAGAAGGCGTTGATAATTCAAGAAACAGCATCAGCCACAGGCCAAGCACCAGCCAGCCTCTGAGCAGCACCAGCCACACACGGCCTAAGGCGTGATTACCTGAAAAAATCACTGTGCCCAGGGCGGCAATGCCCCACAGCCAGCACAGGGTGGCAATGTCGACTCGTGCGCCTTGCAACAGCATATGGGTCCATCCCTCAGCTGCTGCCACTCTTTCACTCTGCCACAGACCAAGTCCAATACGGCTTGCCGTCAGGGCAACCATGGCCACCAGGCCAAAAATGGCTATCATCCGCCAAATGCTTTGTGGCGGTTTTGTGCTTCTCATTGTGTTACTCCAAAATCCCGCTCTTGATGGCGGTGTGTCATACGCGGGTTGTATGATACAGAACGACAACAAAAGTTCATGAAAGATTCACACAATTTTTCGATTTGATCCGAAAAAGCAAAAAACGCGGCCAGAGCCGCGTTTTCAATGGATTGAAGCTAATGCTTATTTCTTCATTTTGGCAAAGGCATCTGCAAACGCATTGCCCATGGCCGCATTGATAGCCTGAGGCTTCTGGGGTTTGGACTGGGGCTTGCCACCCTTGGTTTGGGGAGCTCTGGCGGCAGGCGCCTTGCCCTTAGCGGCCTGTGCTGGCTGAGGTTTTTCATCGAGCCGCATCGACAAGCCGATACGCTTGCGCTCAACGTCCACCTCCATCACTTTCACCTTCACCACATCTCCGGCTTTCACCACGGTATGGGGGTCACTGACAAACTTGTCCGACAGGGAAGAGATGTGCACCAGACCGTCCTGATGCACGCCCACATCCACAAAGGCACCGAAATTGGTCACGTTGGTCACCACGCCTTCGAGGATCATCTCCGGCTTGAGGTCACGGATTTCGGTCACGCCCTCTTTAAAGTGCGCCGTTTTGAACTCGCCACGGGGGTCTCGGCCGGGTTTGTCCAATTCCTTGAGGATATCTGTCACCGTGGGTAAACCAAATGCGTCTGTAACAAAATCACCGGCCTTCAGGGTACGGATAAGCTCGGTATTGCCGATGAGGTTAGTGAGCGGCACTTCACGGGTTTGGGCAATAGTCTCCACCAACGAATAGGCTTCGGGGTGCACTGCCGACGCATCGAGGGGGTTATCACCCTCGCGGATACGCAAAAAGCCGGCGGCCTGCTCAAAGGCTTTGGGCCCGAGTCGTGGCACCTTGAGTAATTCTTTACGGGTCTTGAACTGGCCGTGCTCGTCGCGGTAATCCACCAGATTTTTGGCCAGTGTCTTGTTCAGGCCAGACACCTGGCTGAGCAGGGGAACAGACGCCATGTTAACGTCCACACCCACACTGTTTACGCAGTCTTCAACCACGGCTTCCAGCGACTGGGACAGTTGGCTCTGGCTCACATCGTGTTGATACTGGCCCACGCCGATGGACTTGGGCTCAATCTTGACCAACTCAGCCAGCGGGTCCTGCAAACGACGGGCGATGGACACGGCGCCGCGGATGGACACGTCCAAATCCGGGAATTCATTGGCCGCAAGCTCAGACGCTGAGTAAACGGACGCACCCGCCTCGCTAACCATGACCTTGGTCAGCGTTGGGTGATGTTCTTTGACCGCCGCAATCAGTTCGGCCGCCAACTTATCGGTTTCACGGGAGGCAGTGCCATTGCCCACGGCAATCAGCTCCACCTTGTGCATGCTCACCAGGTTAGCCAGGGTTCGCAGCGACTTATCCCATTGATTTTGTGGCTCGTGAGGGAAAATAGTGGTGTGAGCCACCAGCTTGCCGGTGTCGTTCACCACAGCCACCTTCACGCCGGTTCTCAGCCCCGGGTCCAGCCCCATGGTCGCCTTGGAACCGGCCGGCGCCGCCATCAGCAGATCGTGCAGGTTACGGGCAAATACCTTGATGGCATCGTCTTCGGCCTGTTCACGCAAGCGGGAAATAAACTCGGTTTCCATCTGCAGCGCCACCTTGATACGCCAGGTGCCGGTAACCACTGTCTTGAGCCACTTATCGGCCTCGCTGTCGCCAAGGGTCAACCCCAAATGGTTGGCAATGATAACCTCACAATAACTGCCACTGCCGGGCTCTGAGTCCGGGTCGGCAATCATGCTCAGGCTGAGAATGCCCTCATTGCGACCACGCAACATGGCCAGCGCCCTGTGGGAGGGGACTTTGGCCAGCAGCTCGCTGTGT
This sequence is a window from Shewanella zhangzhouensis. Protein-coding genes within it:
- a CDS encoding ComF family protein, whose amino-acid sequence is MDEVSVWRRAWTYVVTTLAQSLPNRCLLCHQTVIDGTGVCSLCLQRCLYCGPVCLGCGRSLVNDGAFCGACRVLDALPVIAPCSYHQGLGASIAAIKYQGQFAALDVLCRALMARVTQLKEEGEIPPVSLLLPVPLHPKRLKTRGFNQAYEIALSLSKLSGIPLCDDLLQRRRDTQPQAGLTGKARRKNLLGAFELTGNCHQGSVALVDDVVTTGSTANEIAAMLQHQGVRVQVWCLARAEAPGLLDTFG
- a CDS encoding Tex family protein gives rise to the protein MTSNIARIIADELNVREAQVTATITLLDDGATVPFVARYRKEVTGGLDDTQLRTLHSRLGYLRELNDRRDVILSSIDAQGKLSPELKAAILGADSKTRLEDLYLPYKPKRRTKGQIAIEAGIEPLANLLLQQRPANPEAEAAAFINTEAGFADSRAVLDGARYILMERFAEDAELIRKVREHLSGVAVLQSKVIEGKEKEGAKFRDYFEHSELLAKVPSHRALAMLRGRNEGILSLSMIADPDSEPGSGSYCEVIIANHLGLTLGDSEADKWLKTVVTGTWRIKVALQMETEFISRLREQAEDDAIKVFARNLHDLLMAAPAGSKATMGLDPGLRTGVKVAVVNDTGKLVAHTTIFPHEPQNQWDKSLRTLANLVSMHKVELIAVGNGTASRETDKLAAELIAAVKEHHPTLTKVMVSEAGASVYSASELAANEFPDLDVSIRGAVSIARRLQDPLAELVKIEPKSIGVGQYQHDVSQSQLSQSLEAVVEDCVNSVGVDVNMASVPLLSQVSGLNKTLAKNLVDYRDEHGQFKTRKELLKVPRLGPKAFEQAAGFLRIREGDNPLDASAVHPEAYSLVETIAQTREVPLTNLIGNTELIRTLKAGDFVTDAFGLPTVTDILKELDKPGRDPRGEFKTAHFKEGVTEIRDLKPEMILEGVVTNVTNFGAFVDVGVHQDGLVHISSLSDKFVSDPHTVVKAGDVVKVKVMEVDVERKRIGLSMRLDEKPQPAQAAKGKAPAARAPQTKGGKPQSKPQKPQAINAAMGNAFADAFAKMKK
- the bioH gene encoding pimeloyl-ACP methyl ester esterase BioH, with amino-acid sequence MTQGSQAHIHIDTHGTGKNLVILHGWGMNAAVFTPLMGAFPEYRLHCPDLPGFGHSTVSGDTLDDWVDTLMLALPEQMVLAGWSLGGLVATRAALRYPQRVEALMTIASSPCFMAREEESWPGIPPQVLSQFGAELGKDLPKTIERFLAIQAMGSETAREDIKRLRDLVLSRPLPQQVALDQGLNMLKDVDLRPELATLSQPWLRVWGRLDGLVPKRVMPAMPSPAGACEDLMLAKASHAPFFSHPSEFVTGVKDWLSRL
- a CDS encoding LTA synthase family protein, with protein sequence MRSTKPPQSIWRMIAIFGLVAMVALTASRIGLGLWQSERVAAAEGWTHMLLQGARVDIATLCWLWGIAALGTVIFSGNHALGRVWLVLLRGWLVLGLWLMLFLELSTPSFIEEYGIRPNRLYVEYLIYPKEVLSMLWSGRPMELVFGLLASSGILWGGWRLSGRLSTHLVYPRWYWRPVFALLVIVVTLMGARSTLGHRPLNPAMVAFCDDPLVNSLTVNSAYSLVFAITQMGQEENAAKMYGQLTDEEIIAAVREDSGRSAERFVSDLLPSLSDNPASYQGKPRNLVIILQESLGARFVGSLGGLPLTPNLDALSQEGWYFDNLFATGTRSVRGIEAVTTGFTPTPARAVVKLGKSQQGFFTIADFLRRQGYDTSFIYGGESHFDNMRSFFLGNGFGRIVDQDDYQNPAFVGSWGVSDEDLMRRADSEFKRLHQQGTPFFSLVFSSSNHDPFEFPDDRIELYEQPKQTRNNAAKYADFAIGEFFKLAKNADYWKDTVFMVVADHDSRVGGANLVPVNRFRIPGLIIADGVAPKRDPRVVSQIDLAPTLLSLIGVSGRYPMLGKDLTRMPEDWPGRALMQYDKNFAYMRGQDLVILQPERDPEGFTYQPEDGSLLPSQQPKSMQKTALAWALWGSLAYQKGLFRQE